One segment of Senegalia massiliensis DNA contains the following:
- the grdH gene encoding betaine reductase selenoprotein B encodes MKKAIHYINQFFAGIGGEEKADYKPEIREGLVGPALALNGLIDAEVIYTVICGDNYIASNTEEAVKEILSFLEDKEFDIFIAGPAFQAGRYGVACGTICKAVKEKFNVPVLTSMHIENPGVEIFKKDVHIFKGGKSAAKLRKDIKIMTNFANKLLNNEETKSAEEEGFFKRGIRAQVWLESGETAAQRGVEMLIKKLNNEPYQTELPIPNKDLVPIAKPIKDLSKANIALVTSGGIVPVDNPDRIQSASATRWGRYNISDLDRLEPGVFKTIHAGYDPTAADADPNRVVPVDTMKAYLKEGKIGKLHKYFYSTVGTGTTQAEASRMSKEMIEKLKEDNVDGVILTATUGTCTRCGATMVREIERAGIPVVEMCNLIPVAESVGVNKIVPTISIPYPLGDPNTTEEEQWKLRFHRVGVALDALTIDIKEPTIFKVEI; translated from the coding sequence ATGAAAAAGGCAATACATTATATTAATCAATTCTTTGCAGGGATAGGTGGAGAAGAAAAAGCAGATTATAAACCAGAAATAAGAGAAGGGCTAGTGGGTCCAGCTCTTGCATTAAATGGATTAATTGATGCTGAAGTAATATATACAGTGATTTGTGGAGATAATTATATAGCTTCAAACACAGAAGAGGCTGTAAAAGAGATATTATCTTTCTTAGAAGATAAAGAATTTGATATTTTTATAGCAGGACCGGCTTTTCAAGCAGGAAGGTATGGAGTAGCTTGTGGCACTATATGTAAGGCTGTAAAAGAAAAATTTAATGTTCCAGTTTTAACCTCTATGCATATAGAAAATCCAGGAGTAGAAATTTTTAAAAAAGACGTTCATATTTTTAAAGGTGGAAAATCTGCTGCTAAATTAAGAAAAGATATAAAAATTATGACTAACTTTGCAAATAAATTATTAAATAATGAAGAAACAAAATCAGCAGAAGAAGAAGGATTCTTCAAAAGAGGTATAAGGGCACAAGTTTGGCTAGAATCAGGTGAAACTGCAGCTCAAAGAGGCGTAGAAATGTTAATTAAAAAATTAAATAATGAACCTTATCAAACAGAACTTCCTATTCCTAATAAAGATTTAGTGCCAATAGCAAAACCTATAAAAGATTTATCAAAAGCAAATATTGCTTTAGTAACATCAGGGGGTATAGTACCAGTAGACAATCCAGATAGAATACAATCAGCTTCTGCCACTCGTTGGGGAAGATATAATATATCAGATTTAGATAGATTAGAACCTGGAGTATTTAAGACTATACATGCTGGATATGATCCTACAGCTGCTGATGCAGATCCAAATAGAGTTGTACCAGTAGATACAATGAAAGCATATTTAAAGGAAGGAAAAATAGGAAAACTTCATAAATATTTCTATAGTACAGTTGGAACTGGAACTACTCAAGCAGAAGCTAGTAGAATGAGTAAAGAAATGATTGAAAAATTAAAAGAAGATAATGTAGATGGAGTTATATTAACTGCTACCTGAGGCACTTGTACACGTTGCGGTGCAACAATGGTAAGAGAAATTGAAAGAGCAGGAATACCAGTAGTAGAAATGTGCAATTTAATACCAGTAGCAGAATCTGTAGGGGTAAATAAAATAGTACCTACAATATCTATTCCATATCCATTAGGAGATCCTAATACAACTGAAGAAGAACAGTGGAAATTAAGATTCCATAGAGTGGGAGTAGCATTAGATGCTCTTACTATAGATATAAAAGAGCCAACAATTTTTAAAGTAGAAATCTAA
- a CDS encoding glycine/sarcosine/betaine reductase component B subunit, producing MKLEIGNFNVKDVVFGNKTSFKDGILTINKDEAIRFIKKDEHITAVDLEIAKPGDNTKIVPIKEAAEPRIRPDGRSTFPGVTGEVEMAGSGRVHALKGCSVLGVGMHYGSFGDGLVDMSKEGAKYTLFSELINICIVADTDEEEERFEQQKRNTAIRIATHKFAEYLGNTVKEMEPEEIETYELAPIVKRKEDLNKLPSVVLVMQPQSQMEIMGYNARVYGWDMNKYIPTFMHPNEILDGSNISGSFMPSSSKWSTYDLQNFPTIRELYKEHGKSINFLGVIMSNLNVSLEQKKRSSIFVAQMAKSLGADGAIVTEEGYGNPDADYILCLRALEDVGVKTVGISNEATGRDGASQPLVSLDEKADALVSTGNVSQLIELPPADKVIGDLKALSRDGLSGGWSYDENLGPSVREDGSVIMENNAMFCGDRIAGWSIKTMKEF from the coding sequence GTGAAGTTAGAAATTGGTAATTTTAATGTTAAAGATGTTGTATTTGGAAATAAAACTAGTTTTAAAGATGGAATACTCACAATTAACAAAGATGAAGCTATTAGATTCATAAAAAAAGATGAACACATTACAGCTGTAGATCTAGAAATTGCAAAGCCAGGTGATAACACAAAGATAGTTCCAATTAAAGAGGCAGCAGAACCAAGAATACGTCCAGATGGTAGAAGTACATTTCCTGGCGTAACAGGAGAAGTAGAGATGGCTGGAAGTGGTAGAGTACATGCATTAAAGGGATGCAGTGTATTAGGAGTTGGTATGCATTATGGAAGCTTTGGAGATGGACTAGTTGATATGAGCAAAGAAGGAGCAAAATATACTTTATTCTCAGAGTTAATTAATATTTGTATAGTAGCAGATACTGATGAGGAAGAAGAAAGATTTGAACAACAAAAAAGAAATACTGCTATTAGAATTGCTACTCATAAATTTGCTGAATACTTAGGCAATACAGTAAAAGAAATGGAACCAGAAGAGATAGAAACTTACGAATTAGCACCTATAGTTAAAAGAAAAGAGGATTTAAACAAACTACCTTCTGTAGTTCTAGTAATGCAACCACAATCACAAATGGAAATAATGGGGTATAATGCTAGAGTTTATGGATGGGACATGAATAAATATATACCAACTTTCATGCATCCAAATGAAATTTTAGATGGTTCTAATATTTCAGGTAGTTTCATGCCTTCATCATCAAAATGGTCAACTTATGACTTGCAAAATTTTCCTACCATAAGAGAGTTGTATAAAGAACATGGTAAAAGTATAAATTTCTTAGGGGTTATAATGTCAAACTTAAATGTATCCTTAGAACAGAAAAAGAGATCATCTATATTTGTTGCACAAATGGCTAAATCATTAGGTGCAGATGGAGCTATAGTAACTGAAGAAGGATATGGAAATCCTGACGCTGATTATATTTTATGTTTAAGAGCTTTAGAAGATGTAGGAGTAAAAACTGTAGGTATAAGTAATGAAGCGACTGGAAGAGATGGTGCTAGTCAACCACTTGTATCATTAGATGAAAAGGCAGATGCATTAGTATCAACAGGTAATGTATCACAACTAATAGAACTTCCACCAGCAGATAAAGTAATAGGGGATTTGAAAGCGCTTTCAAGAGATGGTTTATCTGGTGGATGGTCATATGATGAAAATCTTGGACCTTCAGTACGAGAAGATGGTTCCGTAATAATGGAAAACAATGCAATGTTCTGTGGAGATAGAATTGCAGGTTGGTCAATTAAAACTATGAAAGAATTTTAG
- a CDS encoding TetR/AcrR family transcriptional regulator encodes MNKEMQRNRVMSDFINATNKLIRKDGIENISLRKVANLAGYNSATLYNYFENLDHLIFFGAMKYLNKYTRSLSNYLKESENSMDRFLKVWEHFCNYAYSEPQIYNAIFFPNLNKEISHYMNKYYEFFPEELKDNNIIIQKMLITSNLDDRSMILLENCLSEGYLEAKDTPILNDIILIIFEGMFNRILNDKITYKDAMENTMNYFKLTIKNFLVKDYDFYF; translated from the coding sequence ATGAATAAAGAAATGCAACGTAACAGAGTAATGAGTGATTTTATTAATGCGACTAATAAACTTATACGAAAAGATGGAATAGAAAATATTTCTTTAAGAAAAGTTGCAAATTTAGCAGGATATAATAGTGCTACATTATATAATTATTTTGAAAATCTAGATCATTTAATTTTTTTTGGAGCTATGAAATATTTGAATAAATACACTAGAAGTTTAAGTAATTATCTAAAAGAATCTGAAAATTCTATGGATAGATTTTTAAAAGTATGGGAACATTTTTGTAATTATGCTTATAGTGAACCCCAAATATATAATGCAATATTTTTTCCAAATTTAAATAAAGAAATAAGTCACTATATGAATAAATATTATGAATTTTTCCCTGAAGAATTAAAGGATAATAATATTATTATACAAAAAATGCTCATAACAAGTAATCTTGATGATAGATCTATGATATTATTAGAAAACTGTCTTAGTGAAGGTTATCTAGAGGCTAAAGATACCCCTATATTAAATGATATTATTTTAATCATTTTTGAAGGCATGTTTAATAGAATATTAAATGATAAAATCACATATAAAGATGCTATGGAAAATACTATGAATTATTTTAAATTAACTATTAAAAACTTTTTAGTAAAAGACTATGATTTTTATTTTTAA